CGGGCCACGAGCTGGTTGAGGACGTACGGCCACGTCAGCGTGGGGTCGGTCGCAGGTGCGGGGTCGACGACAGGCTGGGTCACCGCTGGTCCTTTGCTGGTCTCCGGGTACGGGTGCCCGCGGGGACGGGCATGGCGAACGCTACCGGGTCGCGCGACGACGACGCGGCTGGTCTCACCGGTGCGGTGAGGGGACCCGCCCGGTCAGGCGCTCGCCCCGGTCACGAGCCCTGCGACCGCACCCTGCACGGTGAGCGCGTCGAGCGGGCGCGCCACGACGGCGTCGGCCAGGGACCAGGAGGCGAGCCACGCGTCCTCGGCGCGTCCGGTGAGCAGCAGCACGGGCGGGCACTCGTAGACCTCGTTCTTGAGCTGGCGGCTCAGTCCCATGCCGCCTGCCTTGTCGGCCTCGCCGTCGAGCACCATGAGGTCCCACTGCTCGGCGTCGGCGGCCGCGACGACGGCGGCGGCAGTCGCCACCTCTTCCCACGCGATGGCGGGCGCGTGGGCGCGCAGGCGCGGTCCTACCGCGAGCCGCACCTGCTCGCGCACCGTGCGGTCGTCGCTGTAGAGCAGGATCCGCGGTCCGTTCGCCGTTCCCGCACCTGATCCAGCACCCGTCATCGCGTCCTGCCTCCCTGTCGGGGCCACCGCGTGCGACGAAGCGCGCCGGTAGCGGTTCTGCCTGCCGTTTTGCTGGCATCGTGGCACACCGGCGTCACGATGAGAACCGGCCAGACGTGGTCTTTTCGTGGCACTCTCCAGACGATCGTCAGCAAGCACGAGCACTTCCGCATGAATCCGCGGTTTTCCGCGGACTTCAGCCGCTGAAGTGCTCGTCGGCGTGGCTCGAAGTGTGTCCGAGTCGGCAATAATGACTCCCGTGTCCACGACCGCAACGGCTGCTGCCCCGACTGCTCACCAGCACGTGAGCGTCAACCGACCGAACCCGGTGTCGGTCGGGACCATCGTCTGGCTCGCCTCCGAGCTGATGTTCTTCGCCGGGCTCTTCGCGATGTACTTCACGGTCCGTTCCGTGATGGATCCCGCGGAGTGGGCCTCGCAGACCGAGATGCTGAACGTCCGGTTCGCGCTGCTGAACACCACGATCCTGGTGCTGTCCTCCGCCACCTGCCAGATGGGCGTGCTCGCCGCAGAGCGCTTCAAGCCGGTCCGGACCGGCCGCCTGCTGCAGGTGTCCCAGTGGGGCATGCACGAGTGGACGACGCTGACGTACCTCATGGGTGCCTTCTTCATCGGCGGCCAGGTCTTCGAGTACGCGGCCCTCGTCGAGGAGGGCCTGACGATCTCGTCCAGCGCGTACGGCTCCGTCTTCTACCTGACGACCGGCTTCCACGGCCTGCACGTCGTCGGCGGCCTCATCGCCTTCCTCTTCCTGCTCGGCCGCTCGTTCGCCGCCAAGCGCTTCGGCCACCACGAGGCCACCACCGCGATCGTCACGTCGTACTACTGGCACTTCGTCGACGTCGTCTGGATCGCCCTCTTCGCCGTCATCTACCTGCTCCAGTGACGCGACCCACTCCCGTAGACCACCCCACACAAAGCCACGAGACGAGGTCACTTTCGTGAAGGCACTCGCCGCCCGCAGACACCACCGGGCCGCCCCGGTCGTGCTGCTGCTGCTGGCGCTGCTGGTCACGGGCGGCGCCTATGCCGCCCTCGCCCCGAGTCCGGCGCAAGCCGCGACCGCCAGCGCCGCGGACATCGAGACCGGACAGAAGCTGTTCCAGGCGAACTGCGCCACCTGCCACGGCCCCGCCGCCGAGGGCACCGAGATCGCGCCGTCGCTCGTCGGTGTCGGCGCCGCGGCCGTGGACTTCCAGGTGTCGACCGGCCGTATGCCGATGCAGATGGACGGCCCGCAGGCCGTCGCGAAGCCGCGGCAGATGGACGACGCCCAGACGGCAGCGCTCGCCGCCTACGTGGCCTCGCTCGGTGACGGCCCGGCGATCCCGACCGATCAGCAGGTCGACCCGGCCGAGGGCGACGCCGCGAACGGCATGGCCCTGTTCCGCACGAACTGCGCGATGTGCCACAACGCCGTCGGTGCCGGCGGTGCGCTGTCCCAGGGCAAGTTCGCTCCGTCGCTGCTGGAGACGTCGGACCGCAACATCTACCAGGCCATGATCACCGGCCCGCAGTCGATGCCGGTCTTCAACGACGCCACGATCACGCCCGAGGGCAAGCGCGACATCATCGCGTTCCTCGCCGAGCAGGACAAGGGCACGGCGGGCGGTAACCCGCTGGGCGGCCTCGGCCCGGTGGCCGAGGGCCTGTGGGCGTGGGTGCTCGGTCTGGCCGTCCTGATCGGCGGCGCCGTCTGGATGGGAGCAAAGTCCTCGTGAGCGAGAGCAAGAACCACCCCGCCTCCACCGAGGTGGGCCACGCCCACGCCGGTGGCGAGGTCGTGCACGCCGACCGCTTCCCGGACCCGGGCGTCCCGGAGCACAAGCCGCGTCTGACCGACACCGACCCAAAGGCTGCCAAGCGCGCCGAGCGGATCGTCACCCTCCTGTTCACGATCTCCGCGCTGGGCACGATCGCCACCCTCGTCGCCTACTTCGCGGTCCGGCCCGACGGGACCACGGAGGGCGTCCGCCTGTCCACGCTCCTGCTGGGCGTGAGCATGGCCGTGTCGCTGCTCGGCATCGGCATCGCCGCGGTCCACTGGGCCAAGTCGCTCATGTCGAACCACGAGTACGTCGACGACCGGCACACCACCGCCACCTCGGCCGAGGCGCGGGAAGTCGCCGTGATCGCCCTGCAGCAGGGTGTCGAGGACTCCGGCATCGCCCGCCGCGGCGTGCTCAAGGGTGCCGCGTTCGGCGCGATCGCGCTGTTCCCGCTGACCGTCGCGGTGCCGCTCATCAGCTCGGTCGGCGACGACTGGGACGTGAGCAAGTTCCGCCACACGCTGTGGCGCAAGGGCGTCCGCCTCGCCACGGACCCCGACGGCCGACCGCTCAAGGCGGCCGACCTGACGATCGGCTCCGTCGCGCACATCCAGCCG
The Xylanimonas cellulosilytica DSM 15894 DNA segment above includes these coding regions:
- a CDS encoding ubiquinol-cytochrome c reductase iron-sulfur subunit; amino-acid sequence: MSESKNHPASTEVGHAHAGGEVVHADRFPDPGVPEHKPRLTDTDPKAAKRAERIVTLLFTISALGTIATLVAYFAVRPDGTTEGVRLSTLLLGVSMAVSLLGIGIAAVHWAKSLMSNHEYVDDRHTTATSAEAREVAVIALQQGVEDSGIARRGVLKGAAFGAIALFPLTVAVPLISSVGDDWDVSKFRHTLWRKGVRLATDPDGRPLKAADLTIGSVAHIQPDVPLEERETHHWITEKAKAIVLLVRLNPDDIRSEQREGASYEGIVAYSKVCTHVGCPVALYEQQTHHLLCPCHQSTFDIADGAKVVFGPAKRPLPQLPITVDDEGYLVAEDDFSEPIGPSYWERLK
- a CDS encoding response regulator transcription factor; amino-acid sequence: MTGAGSGAGTANGPRILLYSDDRTVREQVRLAVGPRLRAHAPAIAWEEVATAAAVVAAADAEQWDLMVLDGEADKAGGMGLSRQLKNEVYECPPVLLLTGRAEDAWLASWSLADAVVARPLDALTVQGAVAGLVTGASA
- a CDS encoding cytochrome c oxidase subunit 3, which codes for MTPVSTTATAAAPTAHQHVSVNRPNPVSVGTIVWLASELMFFAGLFAMYFTVRSVMDPAEWASQTEMLNVRFALLNTTILVLSSATCQMGVLAAERFKPVRTGRLLQVSQWGMHEWTTLTYLMGAFFIGGQVFEYAALVEEGLTISSSAYGSVFYLTTGFHGLHVVGGLIAFLFLLGRSFAAKRFGHHEATTAIVTSYYWHFVDVVWIALFAVIYLLQ
- a CDS encoding c-type cytochrome → MKALAARRHHRAAPVVLLLLALLVTGGAYAALAPSPAQAATASAADIETGQKLFQANCATCHGPAAEGTEIAPSLVGVGAAAVDFQVSTGRMPMQMDGPQAVAKPRQMDDAQTAALAAYVASLGDGPAIPTDQQVDPAEGDAANGMALFRTNCAMCHNAVGAGGALSQGKFAPSLLETSDRNIYQAMITGPQSMPVFNDATITPEGKRDIIAFLAEQDKGTAGGNPLGGLGPVAEGLWAWVLGLAVLIGGAVWMGAKSS